From the genome of Methylocystis bryophila, one region includes:
- a CDS encoding HD family hydrolase yields the protein MLSGRRLDLLDPSPLDIEIEDIAHGLARVARWNGQTRGPHIFSVAQHSLLVEKIGGAFNARISNEERLFLLLHDAPEYVIGDMISPFKAMIGDVYKAVENRILAAILRRFSLPPQPEPALMLLCKKSDRAAAFFEAVSLAGFTRREAERIFGGPALGDDLSGELAPLSVEAAERRYLERFFALERSR from the coding sequence ATGCTGTCGGGGCGCCGCCTCGACCTCCTCGATCCTTCCCCGCTCGACATAGAGATCGAGGACATCGCCCATGGGCTCGCCCGGGTGGCGCGGTGGAATGGGCAAACGCGGGGGCCCCACATCTTTTCCGTGGCGCAGCACAGCCTTCTCGTGGAAAAAATCGGCGGCGCCTTCAATGCGCGGATTTCCAACGAAGAACGACTTTTCCTGCTGCTTCACGACGCGCCCGAATATGTCATCGGCGACATGATCTCGCCGTTCAAGGCGATGATCGGCGATGTCTATAAGGCGGTCGAAAACCGTATCTTGGCGGCCATACTGCGCCGCTTCTCGCTTCCTCCCCAGCCTGAGCCGGCGCTGATGCTGCTTTGCAAGAAAAGCGACCGCGCCGCGGCCTTTTTCGAGGCGGTTTCGCTCGCGGGCTTTACACGGCGCGAGGCCGAGCGCATCTTTGGCGGCCCGGCCCTCGGAGACGATCTCAGCGGGGAGCTGGCGCCGCTCTCGGTCGAGGCCGCGGAGCGTCGCTACCTCGAGCGCTTCTTTGCGCTGGAGCGAAGTCGCTAG
- a CDS encoding 6-pyruvoyl trahydropterin synthase family protein has translation MASFEIFREFYFEAAHALYDPEHPTGGKYRNLHGHSFRVRVTLRGAPSPEDEWVMDLGKLGRRLAELRERLDHSFLNDLEGLGKPTLENLSLYIWRDLQPFALGLSEVGVFRDSCFEGCVYRGD, from the coding sequence GTGGCGAGTTTCGAGATCTTCCGGGAGTTCTACTTCGAGGCGGCGCACGCCCTCTACGACCCGGAACATCCGACCGGCGGCAAATACCGCAACCTGCACGGCCACTCCTTTCGGGTGCGCGTGACGTTGCGCGGCGCGCCGTCGCCCGAGGACGAGTGGGTCATGGACCTCGGCAAGCTCGGCCGCCGGCTTGCGGAGCTGCGCGAGCGGCTCGACCATTCCTTCCTCAACGACCTGGAGGGTCTCGGCAAGCCGACGCTCGAGAATCTGAGCCTCTATATATGGAGGGATCTGCAGCCCTTCGCGCTGGGCCTGAGCGAAGTCGGCGTTTTTCGCGACAGCTGCTTCGAGGGCTGCGTCTACCGGGGGGACTGA
- the queE gene encoding 7-carboxy-7-deazaguanine synthase yields MPYAVKEAFLTLQGEGLQAGRAAVFCRFAGCNLWSGREKDRGEADCRFCDTDFVGADGEGGGVFRTASGLAAHLAGLWGEARAHRFAVLTGGEPLLQLDLALIAALHEQGFEIAVETNGTFPAPEGLDWICVSPKAGTSLALRQGDELKLVFPQVGAEPERYENLEFREFLLQPMDGPEISRNTKAAIDYCLAHPRWRLSLQTHKIIGVK; encoded by the coding sequence ATGCCCTACGCCGTCAAGGAAGCTTTCCTCACTTTGCAAGGCGAAGGGCTCCAGGCTGGACGTGCGGCCGTGTTTTGCCGCTTCGCCGGCTGCAATCTCTGGAGCGGGCGGGAGAAGGACCGCGGCGAGGCCGACTGCCGTTTCTGCGACACGGATTTCGTCGGCGCGGACGGCGAGGGCGGCGGTGTTTTCCGCACCGCCTCGGGCTTGGCCGCGCACCTCGCCGGGCTTTGGGGCGAAGCGCGGGCGCATCGCTTCGCGGTGTTGACCGGAGGCGAGCCGCTGCTGCAGCTCGATTTGGCGCTGATCGCGGCGCTTCACGAGCAGGGCTTCGAGATCGCCGTCGAGACCAACGGGACGTTTCCTGCGCCGGAAGGCCTCGATTGGATCTGCGTTTCTCCAAAGGCCGGGACGTCGCTGGCCCTCAGGCAAGGCGACGAGCTGAAGCTCGTTTTCCCGCAAGTCGGAGCCGAGCCCGAGCGTTATGAGAATCTCGAGTTTCGGGAATTCCTGCTTCAGCCCATGGACGGGCCGGAGATTTCGCGCAATACGAAGGCCGCGATCGACTATTGCCTCGCCCATCCGCGCTGGCGGTTGTCGCTGCAGACGCATAAAATCATCGGAGTGAAATAG
- a CDS encoding c-type cytochrome, translating into MNIDRAVFALFATLASFGLATSASAGGDAARGEAIAKRWCANCHVVSSDQKSGKVDVPTFADVARRRPDDRSLANFLVEPHPPMPNLNLSRKEIDDVVSYIRSLDPNAPAPPPAKDPVPPKKG; encoded by the coding sequence ATGAATATCGACCGCGCCGTCTTCGCCTTGTTCGCCACGCTGGCGTCCTTTGGCCTCGCGACCTCCGCAAGCGCGGGCGGCGACGCCGCGCGTGGGGAGGCGATCGCGAAACGTTGGTGCGCCAACTGCCATGTGGTCTCGTCCGACCAGAAATCGGGAAAGGTCGATGTCCCGACTTTCGCCGACGTGGCGCGCCGCCGACCCGACGACCGCTCGCTGGCGAATTTTCTCGTCGAGCCGCATCCGCCGATGCCGAATCTAAATTTGAGCCGTAAGGAGATCGACGACGTCGTCTCCTATATACGTAGCCTCGACCCGAATGCGCCGGCGCCGCCGCCCGCAAAGGATCCCGTGCCGCCGAAGAAGGGATGA
- a CDS encoding tetratricopeptide repeat protein yields MLRRREGQILGGGEHRGALIARLGAGVLGFAALLAVFSAPAPALDSAEPLAKVSSAADSAKSQRDARAATREVSESSRDANVSIESLRHAADGGEPLAAWRLARMYADGDGVARDDRKAFDYFSKIVDRFANDDPSPGERFMVSNAFIALGAYLRDGAPDAGIGADPERAIDLFRYAATFFRSADAQYSLGRMYLDGVGVKKDARQAMSWLGLAARKGHTGAQALMGQVMFEGSAERPRGLMYLSLARAAAGDHPADKWIVEMHQKALASASEADRKAADGMVESYLKRRD; encoded by the coding sequence ATGCTGAGACGACGCGAAGGACAGATATTGGGTGGCGGAGAGCATAGGGGCGCTCTGATCGCGCGTCTCGGCGCTGGCGTGCTCGGCTTCGCCGCGCTGCTCGCCGTGTTTTCGGCGCCCGCGCCGGCGCTCGATTCCGCCGAGCCGCTCGCCAAGGTCTCGTCTGCGGCGGACAGTGCGAAGAGCCAGCGCGATGCGCGCGCCGCCACGCGGGAGGTCTCCGAAAGCTCCCGCGACGCCAACGTTTCGATCGAATCGCTGCGCCATGCGGCCGATGGCGGGGAGCCGCTTGCCGCCTGGAGGCTTGCGCGCATGTATGCGGACGGCGACGGCGTCGCCCGCGACGACCGAAAAGCCTTCGACTATTTCTCCAAGATCGTCGATCGCTTCGCCAATGACGATCCGAGCCCGGGCGAGCGCTTCATGGTCTCGAACGCCTTCATCGCGCTCGGCGCTTATCTGAGGGACGGCGCGCCCGACGCCGGCATCGGCGCCGACCCCGAGCGCGCCATCGATCTTTTCCGCTATGCCGCGACCTTCTTTCGCAGCGCCGACGCGCAATACAGCCTTGGGCGCATGTATCTGGACGGCGTCGGCGTGAAAAAGGACGCGCGCCAGGCCATGAGCTGGCTCGGTCTCGCCGCGCGCAAGGGACATACTGGCGCGCAGGCGCTCATGGGCCAGGTGATGTTCGAGGGCTCCGCCGAGCGGCCGCGCGGCCTGATGTATCTTTCGCTGGCGCGCGCTGCGGCGGGCGACCATCCGGCGGACAAGTGGATCGTCGAGATGCATCAAAAGGCGCTCGCCTCAGCGAGCGAAGCCGACCGCAAGGCCGCTGACGGCATGGTCGAAAGCTATCTCAAGCGCAGGGATTAA
- a CDS encoding alpha-ketoglutarate-dependent dioxygenase AlkB — protein sequence MTDLPEGLSLHRGFFDAKAQLALAREIAAVIAAAPLYTSTMPKTGAPMSVRMTNCGELGWYSDRDGGYRYEPRHPLTGEPWPPIPLTLLSAWAQLTDYPLLPQACLVNVYGPEARMGLHQDRDEKDFAAPILSVSLGADCRFRVGGRKRSDKTTALVLSSGDALALGGEARLCFHGVDRILPTLAPSLPPKLLAGGARINLTLRRVT from the coding sequence ATGACTGACCTCCCCGAGGGCCTTAGTCTGCACCGGGGCTTCTTCGACGCGAAGGCCCAGCTCGCGCTCGCGCGCGAGATCGCTGCGGTGATCGCCGCCGCGCCGCTCTATACCTCCACCATGCCGAAGACGGGCGCCCCCATGTCGGTGCGCATGACAAATTGCGGGGAGCTCGGCTGGTATTCCGACAGGGACGGCGGTTATCGTTACGAGCCGCGACATCCGCTGACGGGAGAGCCCTGGCCGCCGATCCCGCTGACGCTGCTTTCCGCCTGGGCGCAACTGACGGACTATCCGCTTTTGCCGCAGGCCTGTCTTGTCAACGTCTACGGCCCGGAAGCCAGGATGGGCTTGCATCAGGATCGCGACGAAAAGGATTTTGCCGCCCCGATCCTCTCGGTCTCGCTCGGCGCCGATTGTCGTTTTCGCGTCGGGGGTAGGAAGCGCTCGGACAAAACGACCGCGCTCGTGCTGTCTTCGGGCGACGCGCTCGCGCTTGGCGGGGAGGCGCGGCTTTGCTTTCACGGCGTCGACAGGATCCTGCCGACATTGGCGCCTTCTCTCCCGCCTAAGCTGCTAGCGGGAGGCGCGCGCATCAATTTGACGCTGCGGCGGGTGACATGA
- a CDS encoding protein adenylyltransferase SelO: MPPSPLFRAETLHATLGEGFFDEVAPAQFPKHDLRYRNQRWAARVGLEQLTDAEWVEHFGSFQPLPGAFPKPLALRYHGHQFRSYNPDLGDGRGFLFAQLRDLKDRRLLDLGTKGSGQTPWSRQGDGRLTLKGGVREILATEMLEALGVDTSKSFSLVETGEALMRGDEPSPTRSSVLVRLSHSHIRIGTFQRLAFLEDSAAVGRLVEYVIAQYFEDILAEPATRRPTALLEAVTARVARLAGSYMCAGFVHGVLNSDNINITGESFDYGPWRFAPSWDAQFTAAYFDPSGLYSFGRQPGAIAWNLARFAECLLPFVGLSAAEKAVERYHLLVRAAFREALLARLGLVSAGEEADARLAKAFVDFMIASRAPFAQMFFDWRGGLASVERAKSSLATAYYAGPEFDLFRTALAEHEPSPACRLDHPYFAREAPCDMLIDEVESIWSAISERDDWGPLHEKLRRIDEMRRALKSVEGDAPDFQPNPPSQYG; the protein is encoded by the coding sequence ATGCCGCCATCCCCGCTCTTTCGCGCCGAGACGTTGCATGCGACGCTCGGCGAAGGCTTCTTCGACGAGGTGGCGCCGGCGCAGTTTCCAAAACATGATCTGCGCTATCGCAACCAGCGTTGGGCCGCGCGCGTCGGCCTCGAGCAGCTCACCGACGCGGAATGGGTCGAGCATTTTGGCAGTTTCCAGCCGCTGCCGGGCGCGTTTCCCAAACCCCTGGCGCTGCGTTATCACGGCCATCAGTTTCGCTCCTATAATCCCGATCTCGGCGACGGACGGGGTTTTCTCTTCGCGCAATTGCGCGATCTCAAGGACCGGCGTCTTCTCGATCTCGGCACCAAGGGCAGCGGCCAGACCCCCTGGTCGCGCCAAGGCGACGGCAGGCTCACGCTGAAAGGCGGCGTGCGCGAAATCCTCGCGACCGAGATGCTCGAGGCGCTCGGCGTCGACACCTCGAAAAGCTTCAGCCTGGTGGAGACGGGCGAAGCGCTCATGCGCGGCGACGAGCCCTCGCCGACGCGCTCGAGCGTGCTCGTGCGCCTCTCGCATTCCCATATCCGCATCGGCACTTTCCAGCGTCTGGCCTTCCTCGAGGACAGCGCCGCGGTCGGGCGGCTCGTCGAATATGTGATCGCCCAATATTTCGAGGACATTCTCGCGGAGCCAGCCACGCGACGTCCCACGGCCCTTCTGGAAGCCGTGACGGCGCGGGTCGCGCGGCTTGCCGGCTCCTACATGTGCGCGGGTTTCGTGCATGGCGTGCTGAACAGCGACAACATCAATATCACTGGCGAAAGCTTCGACTATGGCCCCTGGCGCTTCGCGCCCTCCTGGGACGCGCAATTCACCGCCGCCTATTTCGACCCGTCGGGCCTCTACTCCTTCGGCCGGCAGCCGGGCGCCATCGCCTGGAACCTGGCGCGCTTCGCCGAATGTCTGCTGCCTTTCGTCGGCCTCTCCGCGGCCGAAAAGGCGGTCGAGCGCTATCACCTCCTCGTCCGCGCCGCCTTTCGCGAGGCCCTTCTTGCGCGTCTCGGCCTCGTCTCGGCGGGCGAGGAGGCCGACGCGCGTCTCGCCAAGGCCTTCGTCGATTTCATGATCGCCTCGCGCGCGCCCTTCGCGCAAATGTTCTTCGACTGGCGCGGCGGGCTCGCGAGCGTCGAACGCGCGAAGTCTAGTCTCGCGACGGCTTATTATGCGGGCCCCGAGTTCGACCTTTTCCGCACGGCTCTCGCGGAGCATGAGCCGAGCCCCGCCTGCCGCCTCGACCATCCCTATTTCGCGAGAGAAGCGCCCTGCGACATGCTGATCGACGAGGTCGAGTCCATCTGGAGCGCGATCTCCGAGCGCGACGATTGGGGGCCGCTGCATGAGAAGCTCAGGCGGATCGACGAGATGCGGCGGGCGCTGAAGTCCGTGGAAGGCGACGCTCCCGACTTCCAGCCTAACCCTCCTTCGCAATACGGGTGA
- a CDS encoding purple acid phosphatase family protein, whose translation MNDKTEPSRRFLIQAAGMSPVALALFVSSVQAEAFPPATQKASGGAPALEAVCGLHLQFGADASTEMVLSWHSLAPVRNARVLLGAADGKLQQVAPAEQADYTDGKSNRRIFVYHARLRALSPDTAYLYAALHDGAEPAFSTFRTAPRGRSAFTFTSFGDQGTPTLGRELTLADGAAPPRKIFVNDNLGSPAAADATLGVERIQPLFHLLNGDLCYANIAEDRVRSWWDFWENNSRSARNRPWMPCAGNHENELGNGPIGYRAYQTYFSLPDAAGQTDLTRGLWYAFTAGSVRVISLANDDIAYQDGGNSYVRGYSLGAQKAWLEQELAETRANRDIDWIVVCMHQVAISTADKFNGADLGVREEWLPLFDKYNVDLVVCGHEHHYERSHPLRGREENRTLTPKPASLTTDVVDTSQGAVHMVIGGGGTSAPSNTLLFDPPACRVIVSVGAPDPTTGKRLPVYVMEGAPWSAVRNAGHAYGFAAFTVDPGAEPGGLTRMRVVYYDVRGPGGMMTPFESFTLERPRRD comes from the coding sequence GTGAACGACAAAACCGAACCCTCGCGCCGATTTCTGATCCAGGCCGCGGGGATGTCGCCCGTCGCGCTCGCGTTGTTCGTCTCCTCCGTCCAGGCTGAGGCTTTTCCACCTGCGACACAAAAGGCGAGCGGGGGCGCTCCGGCGCTGGAGGCGGTCTGTGGACTGCATCTGCAATTTGGCGCCGACGCATCCACGGAAATGGTGCTCTCCTGGCACAGCCTGGCGCCCGTCCGAAACGCGCGGGTCCTTCTCGGCGCCGCCGACGGCAAGCTCCAACAAGTGGCGCCGGCGGAACAAGCCGACTACACCGACGGCAAGTCGAACCGGAGGATATTCGTCTATCACGCACGGCTGCGCGCCCTGAGTCCCGACACGGCCTATCTTTACGCCGCGCTGCACGACGGCGCGGAGCCCGCGTTCTCGACCTTCCGCACCGCGCCACGCGGGCGTTCCGCTTTCACCTTCACCAGTTTTGGCGATCAGGGCACCCCGACCCTCGGCAGGGAGCTCACGCTGGCTGACGGCGCTGCGCCTCCCCGCAAGATTTTCGTCAACGACAATCTCGGTTCGCCAGCCGCCGCCGACGCCACCCTCGGGGTCGAGCGCATCCAGCCGCTTTTCCATCTGCTCAATGGCGATCTCTGCTACGCCAACATCGCCGAAGATCGGGTGCGGAGCTGGTGGGATTTTTGGGAGAACAACTCACGCAGCGCCCGCAACCGCCCCTGGATGCCTTGCGCGGGCAACCATGAGAACGAGCTCGGCAATGGACCGATCGGCTACCGGGCTTATCAAACCTATTTCTCGCTGCCCGACGCCGCTGGCCAAACCGATCTGACCCGCGGTCTCTGGTATGCTTTCACGGCGGGCTCGGTCCGCGTGATCAGCCTCGCCAACGACGACATCGCATACCAGGACGGCGGAAATTCCTATGTGCGCGGCTATTCCCTGGGGGCGCAGAAAGCCTGGCTCGAGCAGGAGCTCGCGGAGACGCGCGCCAACCGCGACATCGACTGGATCGTCGTCTGCATGCACCAAGTGGCGATCTCCACCGCCGACAAATTCAATGGCGCGGACCTCGGCGTGCGCGAGGAATGGCTGCCGTTGTTCGATAAATACAATGTCGATCTGGTGGTTTGCGGTCACGAGCACCATTACGAGCGCTCTCATCCCCTACGCGGTCGTGAGGAGAACCGCACCCTCACGCCAAAGCCCGCGAGCCTTACGACCGATGTGGTGGACACCAGCCAGGGCGCCGTCCATATGGTGATCGGCGGCGGCGGAACATCGGCGCCGTCCAACACGCTGCTTTTCGATCCTCCGGCCTGCCGGGTGATTGTCTCCGTCGGCGCGCCGGACCCCACGACGGGGAAGAGGCTGCCGGTCTATGTGATGGAAGGCGCGCCTTGGTCGGCCGTGCGCAACGCCGGCCACGCCTATGGATTTGCGGCTTTCACCGTCGACCCGGGCGCCGAGCCTGGCGGCCTGACGCGCATGCGCGTCGTCTATTACGACGTGAGGGGTCCCGGCGGCATGATGACGCCTTTCGAGTCCTTC